Within Sphingobium sp. SCG-1, the genomic segment ACTGAGCGGCTGAGCTGCACCGGCGCAGCCCCGTGTGAGTCGATCCCCAAAAGTACGCTGTCCAACCACCTGAAGCTGCTGCGCGCCGCGGGGCTGATCGAGACTTCACAGGCAGGGCGCGAGATGATCAACACGCTGCGACGCTCCGATTTCGATCGGCGCTTCCCAGGCCTGCTCGAGGCGGTGCTCGCCAATCGGCCCGCCTGACGCATACGGCCGCATTGGCATGAACGTCGGCTTGCCGGTGCTCCTGGACGGCGAATTGCTGCCGC encodes:
- a CDS encoding ArsR/SmtB family transcription factor, which produces MPRFTHPRLEDVPLDLALHALADPNRLGMVARLAATERLSCTGAAPCESIPKSTLSNHLKLLRAAGLIETSQAGREMINTLRRSDFDRRFPGLLEAVLANRPA